Proteins encoded in a region of the Triticum dicoccoides isolate Atlit2015 ecotype Zavitan chromosome 3A, WEW_v2.0, whole genome shotgun sequence genome:
- the LOC119270798 gene encoding F-box/kelch-repeat protein At1g55270-like, with product MQRRRLAEQEGESVSCYCRVDGGLKTVVNARKFVPGARLCMQPDVKPNKRKSRSSRKERCRTQTPLLPGLPDDLAISCLMRVSRAEHPNLRLVCRKWSRLLSGNYYYSLRKKCGMEEEWVYVFKRDRDQKLSWHAFDPVHQLWRSLPPVPPEYSEAVGFGCAVLSGCYLYLFGGKNPVRGSMRHVVYYNTRTNKWYRAPDMLRKRHLFGSCVINNCLYVAGGECEGTQRTLRSAEVYNPNRTRWSCITEMNTGMVPFTGVVYDGKWFLKGLDSHRQVVSEVYLPTSNTWSTTGNALVAALRNPTISFNGRLYSADCRDACKLRVYDGDIGLWTRFMDSRRHLGSSRAFEAVALVSLNGKICVIRNNMGMTLVDVCDPTKVIEMESARVWETFARKGHQHRSLMANLWSAIAGRNLKAHIIHCQVLQA from the exons ATGCAGCGCCGCCGGCTCGCGGAGCAAGAG GGAGAGTCTGTCTCTTGCTACTGCAGGGTAGATGGAGGCCTTAAAACTGTCGTCAATGCTAGAAAGTTTGTCCCTGGTGCTAGGCTGTGCATGCAACCTGATGTCAAACCGAACAAGCGCAAGTCAAGGAGCTCACGCAAGGAGAGGTGCCGAACTCAGACGCCGCTTCTGCCTGGCCTTCCTGATGACCTGGCTATTTCATGTCTGATGCGGGTTTCTCGAGCTGAGCACCCTAATCTTCGCTTGGTCTGTAGAAAATGGAGCCGACTTTTATCTGGGAATTATTATTACTCACTGCGGAAGAAATGTGGCATGGAAGAAGAATGGGTTTACGTCTTCAAAAGGGATCGTGATCAGAAACTATCTTGGCATGCTTTTGATCCAGTGCACCAGCTCTGGAGGTCACTTCCTCCAGTTCCACCAGAGTATTCGGAAGCCGTGGGCTTTGGTTGCGCTGTTCTCAGTGGCTGCTATTTGTACCTATTTGGTGGCAAAAACCCAGTACGGGGGTCTATGAGGCATGTCGTGTATTACAATACTCGGACAAACAAGTGGTACCGGGCTCCAGATATGCTACGGAAGCGGCACTTGTTTGGCTCTTGTGTCATAAACAACTGTCTCTATGTTGCCGGTGGGGAGTGTGAAGGGACACAGAGAACTCTAAGATCTGCTGAGGTTTACAATCCGAACAGGACTAGATGGTCTTGCATCACTGAAATGAACACAGGAATGGTGCCGTTCACTGGAGTTGTATATGATGGCAAATGGTTCCTAAAGGGACTTGATTCTCACCGCCAGGTTGTGAGCGAGGTCTATCTGCCAACATCCAACACGTGGTCGACCACTGGTAATGCACTGGTTGCAGCCTTGCGGAATCCAACCATTTCCTTTAATGGTCGTCTTTATTCAGCGGATTGTCGGGATGCCTGCAAGCTAAGAGTTTATGATGGGGACATAGGATTGTGGACAAGATTCATGGACAGTAGACGCCATCTGGGCAGCTCACGAGCTTTTGAAGCCGTGGCTTTGGTCTCACTGAATGGAAAGATCTGTGTTATCCGTAATAACATGGGCATGACCCTTGTTGATGTCTGTGACCCAACAAAAGTTATTGAGATGGAGAGTGCCCGTGTGTGGGAGACTTTTGCCCGGAAGGGCCACCAGCACAGGTCTTTGATGGCTAATTTGTGGTCAGCAATTGCAGGTCGTAATTTGAAGGCCCACATCATACATTGTCAAGTTCTCCAAGCTTGA
- the LOC119270799 gene encoding soluble inorganic pyrophosphatase 4-like: MAPSQEVAITKDPSTNGNGNGNGNGTAATAPKTKTPALNERILSSITRRSVAAHPWHDLEIGPDAPTIFNCVIEIPKGSKVKYELDKKTGLIKVDRVLYSSVVYPHNYGFIPRTLCDDSDPIDVLVIMQEPVVPGCFLRAKAIGLMPMIDQGEADDKIIAVCADDPEYRHFNDIKELPPHRLAEIRRFFEDYKKNENKEVAVNDFLPSEDAYEAIQHSMDLYATYICEGLRR; encoded by the exons ATGGCTCCCTCACAAGAAGTCGCCATCACCAAGGACCCATCCACCAACGGCAACGGCAACGGCAACGGCAACGGCACGGCCGCAACAGCCCCCAAGACCAAGACGCCGGCGCTGAACGAGCGGATCCTGTCCTCCATCACCCGCCGGTCGGTGGCGGCGCACCCGTGGCACGACCTGGAGATCGGCCCGGACGCGCCCACAATCTTCAACTGCGTGATCGAGATCCCCAAGGGGAGCAAGGTCAAGTACGAGCTGGACAAGAAGACGGGGCTCATCAAGGTGGACCGCGTGCTCTACTCCTCCGTCGTCTACCCGCACAACTACGGCTTCATCCCGCGCACCCTCTGCGACGACTCCGACCCAATCGACGTCCTCGTCATCATGCAGGAGCCCGTCGTCCCCGGGTGCTTCCTCCGCGCCAAGGCCATCGGACTCATGCCCATGATCGACCAGGGCGAGGCCGACGACAAGATCATCGCCGTCTGCGCCGACGACCCCGAGTACCGCCACTTCAACGACATCAAGGAGTTGCCTCCCCACCGGCTCGCCGAAATCAGGCGATTCTTCGAAGACT ACAAGAAGAACGAGAACAAGGAGGTGGCCGTCAACGACTTCCTGCCGTCAGAGGACGCCTACGAGGCCATCCAGCACTCCAT GGATCTCTATGCCACCTACATTTGCGAGGGCCTGAGAAGGTAG